The DNA segment caatcaCCGGACGGAAGTCCATTTGAGTCCAACATCAAATGGATCCTTGAAGGAACGGCTCCAGTATCGGAGAGGAAGTGAACAATAGTTCTATCTGTAGCGTTGCGCGGCAAACCCTTCATGAGAACTGAGTCCAGAGGTTCTTCCTCTGCTTCATCAGGCATATTAGTGTTTTTAACCACAGCCGGACCTTGAGTTCCAAAAGACGTATTCTGATTGGGAAATTGCGGACGAGAAGCCCAGTTTGCCGCTGCGGTTCTAGGGTCTACTACGCCTTGGTTAGGAAAACCAAATTGAGCTCCATTCTGAGCTGAAAAGGCCTGCATGTTATGAGGGAACGAGGGGTTGGGGAAGAACCCAGGCCCATGTGGCTGAGTTTGCATCATCATTGGCGTAGGTGGCACTATTGGTCCACTATTTTCTTGTCGACGTTGACGCGGGTCTCGAGGTAAAGacatttctgttttattcGACGACGGAGCATTGCTTTTgtcaaatttatgtttaacatCTTCATATTCTTCTTCAGTCAAAGGTGTTATTGTCGCTTGACGTCTTCCGAACGCATAAGTATCTTTACGCTCGTATGCTGCTCTTGCCTCCTCACTTTTAACGAATTGGGCATACGCAATTTTTGAACGTGTTATACGACAATCGTCCATTATAATAGACAGTAAAGAGAAGTCACTAAACAGTTTCATAATATCATGCTCTTTTACATAGTGCGGTAAATCCGATAATTTGAGTACATTATAAGATGTGACATTTTTGTTTGTCATTTCAGCCTTATTTTCATCTTCAACGTCATTATCTTCCCGATAGGGCAAGAACGAGTCGACTGCGGAGTCGTATACATCGTCCTCTAGGTTCTCGACTACAACCTTGGCACCTTTAagctcatttgtttttctttgcaAAGCTGCAAGTTTTGACTGAGGGTCACAAAAACGTACGTAAATAGTACCTGTTCGACGCCCTGTGTtatcatttatcatttttataccATGTTTATCAATCATGTAGGGAAAGAAACGGCGAACATCACCATAGCTTGTATGATTAGGCGCATTTTTAATCACTACACAGCAATTAATACTATCTGGACTATCGAATCGGCGCCCTTCACGACGATAACCTCCTCTTTGATTTGGGCCACTTTGCACCGCAGAGAATTTATTACCATTTTGTTGTTCTCCCTGGAATGCATTAGGATTTCTTTTCTTTCCTAATTCCTGCAGCTTATTCAACGCTTCAGCCATAGACGGATCATTGAAGCGAGTTACTTGGTTAGAATTCGTAAGAAGTCCGTTATTCATTATTGGATTAGTCATACCAATAATGTTTGCAACTTTGCTAGCATAGTGCGATGGCGAGCGACTAGCGTCACTGAGAGCATTCATTGCCCGTTCTTGTGACGATTGCGGAGATATCTTCTTATCGTTATTACGCTTGTCACGCGATCTTCGTGGAGAACGATCACGCGAATAGCTACGATCTTTTCTATCTCTCTTTCTATCGCGACGTTCTCTGCTGCGGCTTCGGTCGCGACGTCTCCTTTCCCGTGACCGGGACCGATCTCTACGATCTCTTTTTCGATCTTTTCTATCTCGATCCCGTGATCTGGACCGCGACCTGGATCGTCGCCTATCGTCTTTCTTTTTTCGTTCGATTTTATCTCCATCTTTCCCCTTCTCCCTCTCATCATCAGCTGATTGGCTGTGAGAGGGACTTATGAGTGGTGGAGGGGGTTCTATAACGGCCGGTTGGGGTATTTCTTGTGGATTTCCAAGGCCTGGTATGCCGAAGCTAGCTAGAGGGTTGGAGCCTAGAGCTGCAGAAAATGGGGTGATAATAGGCGGAGTAGGTACTGA comes from the Pieris rapae chromosome 3, ilPieRapa1.1, whole genome shotgun sequence genome and includes:
- the LOC110997063 gene encoding RNA-binding protein 12 → MSVIIRLQNLPWSANALDIRNYFQGLSIPEGGVHIVGGELGDAFIAFSTDEDARQGMMLDGGKIKEIQVKLLLSSRSEMHKVIEAARQSVPILSLATSAPPPIAAHVPPSIPKSVPVSVPTPPIITPFSAALGSNPLASFGIPGLGNPQEIPQPAVIEPPPPLISPSHSQSADDEREKGKDGDKIERKKKDDRRRSRSRSRSRDRDRKDRKRDRRDRSRSRERRRRDRSRSRERRDRKRDRKDRSYSRDRSPRRSRDKRNNDKKISPQSSQERAMNALSDASRSPSHYASKVANIIGMTNPIMNNGLLTNSNQVTRFNDPSMAEALNKLQELGKKRNPNAFQGEQQNGNKFSAVQSGPNQRGGYRREGRRFDSPDSINCCVVIKNAPNHTSYGDVRRFFPYMIDKHGIKMINDNTGRRTGTIYVRFCDPQSKLAALQRKTNELKGAKVVVENLEDDVYDSAVDSFLPYREDNDVEDENKAEMTNKNVTSYNVLKLSDLPHYVKEHDIMKLFSDFSLLSIIMDDCRITRSKIAYAQFVKSEEARAAYERKDTYAFGRRQATITPLTEEEYEDVKHKFDKSNAPSSNKTEMSLPRDPRQRRQENSGPIVPPTPMMMQTQPHGPGFFPNPSFPHNMQAFSAQNGAQFGFPNQGVVDPRTAAANWASRPQFPNQNTSFGTQGPAVVKNTNMPDEAEEEPLDSVLMKGLPRNATDRTIVHFLSDTGAVPSRIHLMLDSNGLPSGDCFCEFRSEQEARQAVSKHGHMLEGCRITVDLVMKSVVEDALEGPKEPKNTQGFMGNGPTFFEAQRGGFGEPHHGFRGRGGYDRGGFRGGFDPSRGGFDRGRGGFDQGRGGFEGRGGFDRGGYRGRGGWNERARGFERGRARGRGRGVFENGPRPTEDEPDPALEDFGAPGCVVSMENVPFRASVDDILAFFSDFELTQDDVIRRYNERGQPTGDARVAFRTPFDAQRAIKTRHMNTIFERRVSLTLM